A window of Brachybacterium fresconis contains these coding sequences:
- the acs gene encoding acetate--CoA ligase gives MSDDAAPGIENLSQETRTFSPSSEFVQNAVARPSLYEEAERDRLAFWRARASLLSWKTPFTETLDWSDAPFARWFADGTLNAAYNCVDRHVESGHGEQVALFAEYEDGSDATFTYGDVKDEISKMANVLTDLGVKTGDRVAIYMPMVPETVFAMLACARLGAPHSVVFGGFSADALRSRIEDAEARVVITADGQNRKGKQLPLKNAVDEALAGGGDSVEKVLVVRRTGGEVDWTEGRDVWWHEARESASSEHEPVWVEAEHPLYILYTSGTTGKPKGIIHTTGGYLTQAAYTHRDVFDLKPSSDVYWCTADVGWVTGHTYVVYGPMANRTTQVIYEGTPDTPHQGRWWEIIEKYKVTQFYSSPTAIRTAMKWGEEIPAKYDLSSLRLLGSVGEAINPEAWMWYRRVIGGDRCPIVDTWWQTETGAIMISPLPGITATKPGSAQVALPGIGADVVGDDGRPVENGQGGYLVLDEPWPSMLRGIWGDPERFKETYWSRFQGLYFAGDGAKRDEDGDIWLLGRVDDVMNVSGHRLSTMEIESALVSNDWVAEAAVVGANDETTGQAPVAFVILRTGNEAEIAEAGGEEKVPELLRAHVGKEIGPIAKPRKVLLVTELPKTRSGKIMRRLLRDVAENRQVGDTQTLADASVMDLIQDGMNAKS, from the coding sequence ATGTCCGACGACGCCGCACCCGGGATCGAGAATCTCTCGCAGGAGACCCGCACGTTCTCCCCATCCTCCGAATTCGTCCAGAACGCGGTCGCTCGCCCCTCGCTCTACGAGGAGGCCGAGCGCGACCGGCTGGCCTTCTGGCGAGCGCGGGCGAGCCTGCTGAGCTGGAAGACCCCCTTCACCGAGACCCTCGACTGGTCGGATGCCCCCTTCGCCCGCTGGTTCGCCGACGGCACCCTGAACGCCGCCTACAACTGCGTGGACCGACACGTCGAGTCCGGGCACGGCGAGCAGGTCGCCCTGTTCGCCGAGTACGAGGACGGCTCCGACGCGACGTTCACCTACGGCGACGTCAAGGACGAGATCAGCAAGATGGCGAACGTCCTGACCGATCTCGGGGTCAAGACCGGCGACCGGGTCGCCATCTACATGCCGATGGTCCCCGAGACCGTGTTCGCGATGCTGGCCTGCGCCCGTCTCGGCGCCCCGCATTCGGTGGTCTTCGGCGGCTTCAGCGCCGACGCGCTGCGCTCGCGGATCGAGGACGCCGAGGCCCGCGTGGTCATCACGGCCGACGGCCAGAACCGCAAGGGCAAGCAGCTGCCGCTGAAGAACGCGGTCGACGAGGCGCTCGCCGGAGGCGGCGACAGCGTCGAGAAGGTCCTCGTGGTCCGCCGCACCGGCGGCGAGGTCGACTGGACCGAGGGTCGCGACGTCTGGTGGCACGAGGCCCGCGAGAGCGCCTCGAGCGAGCACGAGCCCGTGTGGGTCGAGGCCGAGCACCCCCTGTACATCCTCTACACCTCCGGCACGACGGGGAAGCCCAAGGGCATCATCCACACCACCGGCGGGTACCTCACCCAGGCCGCGTACACCCATCGTGACGTCTTCGACCTCAAGCCCTCCAGCGACGTGTACTGGTGCACCGCGGACGTCGGCTGGGTCACCGGGCACACCTACGTCGTGTACGGCCCGATGGCCAACCGCACCACCCAGGTGATCTACGAGGGCACCCCGGACACCCCGCATCAGGGCCGGTGGTGGGAGATCATCGAGAAGTACAAGGTCACCCAGTTCTACTCCTCGCCCACGGCGATCCGCACCGCGATGAAGTGGGGCGAGGAGATCCCGGCGAAGTACGACCTGTCCTCCCTGCGTCTGCTCGGCAGCGTCGGCGAGGCCATCAACCCCGAGGCCTGGATGTGGTACCGCCGGGTGATCGGCGGGGACCGCTGCCCGATCGTGGACACCTGGTGGCAGACCGAGACCGGCGCGATCATGATCTCGCCGCTGCCCGGCATCACCGCGACCAAGCCCGGTTCCGCACAGGTCGCGCTGCCCGGCATCGGCGCCGACGTGGTGGGCGATGACGGTCGGCCGGTCGAGAACGGTCAGGGCGGCTACCTGGTGCTCGACGAGCCGTGGCCGAGCATGCTCCGCGGCATCTGGGGCGATCCCGAGCGCTTCAAGGAGACCTACTGGTCCCGCTTCCAGGGCCTCTACTTCGCCGGGGACGGCGCCAAGCGCGACGAGGACGGCGACATCTGGCTGCTGGGCCGCGTGGACGACGTCATGAACGTCTCCGGACACCGGCTGTCGACCATGGAGATCGAATCCGCCCTGGTCAGCAATGACTGGGTGGCCGAGGCCGCGGTCGTCGGCGCGAACGACGAGACCACCGGCCAGGCGCCGGTCGCCTTCGTCATCCTCCGCACCGGCAACGAGGCGGAGATCGCCGAGGCCGGCGGCGAGGAGAAGGTCCCCGAGCTCCTGCGCGCCCACGTGGGCAAGGAGATCGGTCCGATCGCCAAGCCCCGGAAGGTCCTCCTGGTCACGGAGCTGCCCAAGACCCGCTCCGGCAAGATCATGCGCCGGCTGCTGCGGGACGTCGCCGAGAACCGTCAGGTGGGGGACACCCAGACCCTCGCGGACGCCTCGGTCATGGACCTGATCCAGGACGGCATGAACGCGAAGAGCTGA
- a CDS encoding DUF4097 family beta strand repeat-containing protein, protein MTTTHPSPRRGTVEVPGRRLAPSPQGDRGWRTLITLLGAAVLVLILLALGAASVSGWWLGRGYDDVPATMELGTPDALTLSTGVGDVHVVASPEVTAVTLALVEDGATSLPAPGTTVRADITRHGGAAAPVLDVRQSDGYGPVPWQDEHHDVLVLVPQGHRLALDLTADVGDIRADGEFATLDLTSSVGDVQLDEVTVADSVTVRADVGDVQLELGGPAPASVDVVASVGNVEMRLPPDAEADVRIDAELGQVEVSLPGAGRWEVEARTELGETQVEPDVTGAPGPAVGTLTVTSELGDLLITR, encoded by the coding sequence ATGACCACCACGCATCCCTCACCCCGTCGCGGCACCGTCGAGGTGCCGGGCCGTCGGCTCGCCCCTTCCCCGCAGGGTGATCGCGGCTGGCGCACCCTGATCACCCTGCTCGGCGCGGCCGTGCTGGTGCTGATCCTGCTCGCGCTGGGGGCCGCCTCCGTCTCGGGCTGGTGGCTCGGACGCGGCTACGACGACGTCCCCGCCACCATGGAGCTCGGCACCCCGGACGCGCTGACGCTGAGCACCGGCGTCGGGGACGTGCACGTGGTGGCCTCCCCCGAGGTCACGGCGGTCACCCTCGCCCTGGTCGAGGACGGTGCGACCTCGTTGCCGGCTCCGGGCACGACGGTGCGGGCGGACATCACCCGGCACGGCGGAGCCGCCGCCCCCGTGCTGGACGTCCGCCAGTCCGACGGGTACGGGCCGGTGCCCTGGCAGGACGAGCACCATGACGTGCTGGTGCTGGTCCCGCAGGGTCATCGTCTCGCCCTCGACCTCACGGCGGATGTCGGCGACATCCGGGCCGACGGCGAGTTCGCCACGCTCGACCTGACCTCCTCCGTCGGCGACGTGCAGCTCGACGAGGTCACCGTCGCGGACTCCGTGACGGTCCGGGCCGATGTGGGCGACGTGCAGCTCGAGCTGGGCGGGCCGGCACCGGCATCCGTGGACGTGGTCGCCTCCGTCGGCAACGTCGAGATGCGCCTGCCCCCGGACGCGGAGGCCGACGTGCGGATCGACGCGGAGCTCGGGCAGGTCGAGGTCTCGCTCCCCGGTGCCGGCCGCTGGGAGGTCGAGGCCCGCACCGAGCTCGGCGAGACGCAGGTCGAGCCCGATGTGACCGGGGCTCCCGGTCCCGCGGTCGGCACCCTCACCGTGACCTCCGAGCTCGGCGACCTGCTCATCACCCGCTGA
- a CDS encoding response regulator: MRIVIADDAVLLRAGVERLLTEAGHEVVAAVGDATALLSAVSHHRPDLAVIDVRMPPTFTDEGVRAAMLIRQQDPQVALLVLSQYVEERYATDLIADSSHGLGYVLKDRVADVDDFLAVLGDVGAGGTWLDPEVVQQIFVRSRRRRTLEGLTPREREVLSLMAQGRSNQAIADTLFVSPGSVEKHISSLLTKLDLPPVDGENRRVMAVLRFLESEDRS; this comes from the coding sequence ATGAGGATCGTGATCGCCGATGACGCCGTGCTTCTCCGCGCCGGGGTGGAGCGGCTGCTCACCGAGGCCGGCCACGAGGTGGTCGCCGCCGTCGGTGACGCCACCGCCCTGCTCAGCGCCGTCTCCCACCACCGGCCCGATCTCGCGGTGATCGACGTGCGGATGCCCCCGACCTTCACCGACGAGGGAGTGCGTGCGGCGATGCTGATCCGACAGCAGGATCCGCAGGTGGCGCTGCTGGTGCTCTCGCAGTACGTCGAGGAGCGCTACGCGACGGATCTGATCGCCGATTCCTCGCACGGTCTGGGCTACGTGCTCAAGGACCGCGTCGCCGACGTCGACGACTTCCTGGCCGTGCTCGGCGACGTCGGGGCCGGCGGCACCTGGCTGGATCCCGAGGTGGTCCAGCAGATCTTCGTGCGCTCCCGACGTCGTCGCACCCTCGAGGGCCTGACCCCGCGGGAGCGGGAGGTGCTCTCGCTGATGGCCCAGGGACGCTCCAACCAGGCGATCGCCGACACCCTGTTCGTCTCCCCCGGCAGCGTCGAGAAGCACATCTCCTCGCTGCTGACCAAGCTCGACCTCCCTCCCGTGGACGGGGAGAACCGTCGAGTCATGGCCGTGCTGCGCTTTCTGGAATCCGAGGACAGATCATGA
- a CDS encoding sensor histidine kinase: MNETTAPPPAPRRPRLTAAALASVLLGGLLFCSWFWISLTLLLGGLGSLPALGSGLFLLVPWLLVMQGAVRIERRRAVAVHGIGVILPARRRSLRTGVGGWIHDRWLELGTGAFWRGTLHHHLAMLVAGAFFVLVLALLWLGWTAGDIALRHGPVTLGSLTLGRWMLGLLATTSAVLAVLALVLGALADRGLARMLISGSEDDLREQVAELVERRQGAVDASAQERLRIERDLHDGVQPRLVNLAMTLGMAKNTIHADPDRASDLVGQAHLEAKGVMTDLRQLARGIHPAVLTDRGLDAALSALAARSSIPVDLQVDLDPGDRARLDREREAVAYFVVSEALTNIAKHSAADSASVTVTQTPEALRVRVEDDGRGGARVHRDGLSTGLAGLTDRVRATGGRLDVTSPADGGTTLVAVIPLAPGTGAAATVRSAAPGSPAAPAGTDPQEVQR, from the coding sequence ATGAACGAGACCACTGCGCCTCCGCCGGCGCCCCGACGCCCCCGGCTGACCGCTGCGGCGCTCGCCTCCGTGCTGCTCGGAGGCCTGCTGTTCTGCTCCTGGTTCTGGATCAGTCTCACCCTGCTGCTGGGTGGGCTGGGGTCCCTGCCGGCCCTGGGCTCGGGCCTGTTCCTGCTGGTCCCCTGGCTCCTGGTGATGCAGGGCGCGGTGCGGATCGAGCGCCGCCGGGCGGTGGCCGTGCACGGGATCGGGGTGATCCTTCCCGCCCGCCGCCGTTCCCTCCGGACCGGGGTCGGGGGCTGGATCCACGACCGCTGGCTCGAGCTCGGCACCGGCGCGTTCTGGCGCGGGACGCTGCACCATCACCTGGCGATGCTCGTGGCCGGGGCGTTCTTCGTCCTCGTCCTGGCGCTGCTGTGGCTGGGCTGGACGGCCGGGGACATCGCCCTGCGGCACGGTCCGGTGACGCTGGGCTCGCTCACCCTCGGGCGGTGGATGCTCGGTCTGCTCGCCACGACCTCTGCGGTGCTGGCCGTCCTCGCGCTGGTCCTCGGCGCTCTCGCCGACCGGGGCCTGGCCCGCATGCTGATCTCCGGATCCGAGGACGACCTGCGCGAGCAGGTCGCCGAGCTCGTCGAGCGTCGACAGGGCGCCGTCGATGCCTCCGCCCAGGAGCGGCTGCGCATCGAACGCGATCTCCATGACGGTGTCCAGCCCCGCCTGGTGAACCTCGCCATGACCCTCGGGATGGCGAAGAACACGATCCATGCCGACCCTGACCGGGCGAGCGATCTGGTCGGCCAGGCCCATCTCGAGGCCAAGGGGGTGATGACGGATCTGCGTCAGCTGGCCCGCGGCATCCACCCTGCCGTGCTCACCGACCGCGGGCTGGACGCCGCGCTGTCCGCGCTCGCCGCCCGCTCCTCGATCCCCGTCGATCTGCAGGTCGATCTCGACCCCGGGGACCGGGCGCGCCTGGACCGGGAGCGGGAGGCCGTCGCCTACTTCGTGGTCTCCGAGGCCCTGACCAACATCGCCAAGCACTCCGCGGCGGACTCCGCCTCGGTGACCGTCACCCAGACCCCCGAAGCGCTGCGGGTCCGCGTCGAGGACGACGGCCGCGGCGGAGCCCGAGTCCATCGTGACGGGCTGTCCACCGGGCTGGCCGGCCTCACCGACCGCGTCCGGGCGACCGGCGGACGCCTCGACGTCACCAGCCCCGCCGACGGCGGCACGACCCTGGTGGCCGTGATCCCGCTGGCACCCGGGACGGGCGCAGCAGCGACCGTCCGATCCGCCGCACCCGGTTCCCCCGCGGCGCCCGCCGGCACCGACCCCCAGGAGGTTCAGCGATGA
- a CDS encoding LacI family DNA-binding transcriptional regulator, with amino-acid sequence MSSDASASSDGTIDPAPDSRTPRGDEGESGQVVENVDHTGSELDDAGQQRGTLRDVADSLGISSAVALRALRGAEEIKPRMATRVQEAAERLRFPLEELSEETDHRGVVAVLVNTMRNTWISDLVRAIRIELTATGRSAVVVPTRRRVPEHPVAADTEAIESLVQLGVDGFLMISDLADMDSVLEATGDRPFVGIGCSRSFSGSFDTVRIDDEVGQGLLVDHLVGLGHREIAHVGGVGAAVARERADAFRKAMARHGLEDQARIEPGDFTEQVGQTAGSMLLRGSRVPTAVTCANDVTAVGLLSAAREAGFSVPEELAVAGYGNTSLASSGISQITSVDPNSDRLGALAAQFLVERVSGLEAPPRDVAVAPSVVVRRSSSAGPRPEATKRKRISVD; translated from the coding sequence ATGAGCAGTGACGCCAGCGCCTCCTCCGACGGCACCATCGACCCCGCCCCCGACTCCCGAACGCCCCGCGGCGACGAGGGCGAGAGCGGCCAGGTCGTCGAGAACGTCGATCACACGGGCTCCGAGCTCGACGACGCGGGCCAGCAGCGCGGCACGCTGCGCGACGTCGCCGATTCCCTCGGCATCTCCAGCGCCGTCGCCCTGCGTGCGCTGCGCGGTGCCGAGGAGATCAAGCCCCGCATGGCCACCCGCGTGCAGGAGGCGGCCGAACGCCTCCGGTTCCCGCTCGAGGAGCTCAGCGAGGAGACCGACCATCGCGGCGTCGTCGCGGTCCTGGTCAACACCATGCGCAACACGTGGATCTCGGACCTGGTCCGTGCGATCCGGATCGAGCTGACCGCGACCGGTCGGTCGGCGGTGGTCGTTCCCACCCGCCGCCGCGTGCCCGAGCACCCCGTCGCGGCGGACACCGAAGCGATCGAGTCGCTGGTCCAGCTCGGCGTCGACGGCTTCCTGATGATCTCGGACCTCGCCGACATGGACAGCGTGCTCGAGGCGACCGGGGACCGGCCCTTCGTCGGCATCGGCTGCTCGAGGTCCTTCAGCGGCAGCTTCGACACCGTGCGCATCGATGACGAGGTCGGCCAGGGACTGCTGGTCGATCACCTGGTCGGCCTCGGCCACCGCGAGATCGCCCACGTCGGCGGGGTCGGAGCGGCCGTCGCCCGCGAGCGCGCCGACGCCTTCCGCAAGGCGATGGCCCGCCACGGCCTCGAGGACCAGGCCCGCATCGAGCCCGGCGACTTCACCGAGCAGGTCGGGCAGACCGCCGGCTCGATGCTGCTGCGCGGCAGCCGCGTCCCCACGGCCGTCACCTGCGCGAACGATGTCACCGCCGTCGGCCTCCTCTCGGCTGCGCGGGAGGCGGGATTCTCCGTCCCCGAGGAGCTGGCCGTCGCCGGGTATGGCAACACCTCCCTGGCCTCCTCGGGCATCTCCCAGATCACCAGCGTCGACCCCAACTCCGACCGCCTGGGCGCGCTGGCCGCGCAGTTCCTCGTCGAGCGCGTCTCCGGGCTCGAGGCCCCGCCGCGGGACGTCGCGGTCGCCCCCTCCGTCGTGGTGCGGCGCTCCAGCTCGGCCGGGCCGCGCCCCGAGGCGACCAAGCGCAAGCGCATCTCGGTGGACTGA
- a CDS encoding phage holin family protein, with the protein MINTTNDPSTPPTQRSIGELVQSIRDELLGVVHHEIDIAKKELIALAIKVGIIAACAAVLLFLLLSAWVMLLFAAATGLEALGLPYWAAFLIVAGVFIVIAAIAGLVAFLVSKKIKGPETTIETAQTAVDAVQGKRRANAVSYDDTFEELYGKKVSARVE; encoded by the coding sequence ATGATCAACACCACGAACGATCCGAGCACGCCGCCCACCCAGCGGTCCATCGGTGAACTCGTCCAGTCCATCCGGGACGAGCTCCTCGGTGTCGTCCACCACGAGATCGACATCGCGAAGAAGGAGCTCATCGCGCTCGCGATCAAGGTGGGCATCATCGCCGCCTGCGCCGCGGTGCTGCTGTTCCTCCTGCTCTCGGCCTGGGTGATGCTGCTGTTCGCCGCCGCCACCGGCCTGGAGGCCCTCGGCCTGCCGTACTGGGCGGCGTTCCTGATCGTCGCCGGCGTGTTCATCGTGATCGCCGCGATCGCGGGGCTGGTCGCCTTCCTCGTCTCCAAGAAGATCAAGGGACCCGAGACCACGATCGAGACCGCACAGACCGCGGTCGACGCCGTCCAGGGCAAGCGGCGCGCGAACGCCGTCTCCTACGACGACACCTTCGAGGAGCTCTACGGCAAGAAGGTCAGCGCGCGCGTCGAGTGA
- the cysS gene encoding cysteine--tRNA ligase — MTLHLHDTATRTTPPLNPVREGAVSLYVCGPTTQGAPHLGHLRTFLAFDVLVRWLERGGREVTHIRNVTDIDDKILERSAEAGSAWWAWSLRFEREFQDVLDQVGNRRPTYEPRATGHVPEMIELMQRLIERGHAYADGNGSVYFDVSSLPTYGALTRQSLEAMQDAGEVPEPGKRDRRDFALWKAAKPTEPETASWDTPYGRGRPGWHLECSAMSRKYLGETFDIHAGGLDLRFPHHENEQAQSHAAGYGFARRWMHAGVLTVDGLKMGKSLDNFVTAARALAEHPTPAVRLALVSGHYRATVEYNATAMREAEVVWERFSATAHRAAEHLAGERLTAPDADLTGVELPADFIAALDDDLAVPEALAVIHHEQAALNSLLAEGGDHAAVAGGLGRLRAMLDVLGLDPLSAQWAGAADTGGADHAALDALIRAQLSARAAARAEKDWGRADALRDALSEAGIRIEDGPDGARWSLEQPAR; from the coding sequence GTGACTCTCCACCTGCACGACACCGCCACCCGCACGACGCCGCCGCTGAACCCGGTGCGCGAGGGGGCGGTGTCGTTGTATGTGTGCGGCCCTACCACGCAGGGGGCCCCGCACCTCGGCCACCTGCGCACCTTCCTCGCCTTCGACGTGCTGGTGCGCTGGTTGGAGCGCGGCGGCCGCGAGGTCACCCACATCCGCAACGTCACCGACATCGACGACAAGATCCTGGAGAGGTCCGCCGAGGCGGGCTCCGCGTGGTGGGCGTGGTCGCTGCGCTTCGAGCGGGAGTTCCAGGACGTCCTGGACCAGGTCGGGAACCGTCGGCCCACCTACGAGCCCCGCGCCACCGGGCACGTGCCCGAGATGATCGAGCTGATGCAGCGGCTCATCGAGCGCGGCCACGCCTACGCGGACGGCAACGGCTCGGTGTACTTCGACGTCTCCTCGCTCCCCACCTACGGCGCGCTGACCCGGCAGAGCCTCGAGGCCATGCAGGACGCCGGCGAGGTGCCGGAGCCGGGCAAGCGGGACCGCCGTGACTTCGCGCTGTGGAAGGCCGCGAAGCCGACCGAGCCGGAGACCGCCTCCTGGGACACGCCCTACGGGCGCGGCCGCCCGGGCTGGCATCTGGAATGCTCGGCCATGAGCCGCAAGTACCTCGGCGAGACCTTCGACATCCACGCCGGCGGTCTCGACCTGCGCTTCCCGCACCACGAGAACGAACAGGCGCAGTCCCACGCCGCCGGGTACGGCTTCGCCCGGCGCTGGATGCACGCCGGGGTGCTCACCGTCGACGGACTGAAGATGGGCAAGAGCCTCGACAACTTCGTCACCGCGGCCCGCGCCCTGGCCGAGCACCCGACCCCGGCCGTGCGGCTCGCCCTGGTCAGCGGGCATTACCGAGCCACCGTCGAGTACAACGCGACGGCGATGCGAGAGGCCGAAGTGGTCTGGGAGCGCTTCTCCGCCACCGCCCACCGCGCGGCCGAGCATCTCGCGGGCGAGCGGCTGACGGCGCCGGATGCCGACCTCACCGGTGTGGAGCTGCCGGCGGACTTCATCGCGGCCCTGGACGACGATCTCGCGGTGCCCGAGGCGCTCGCGGTGATCCACCATGAGCAGGCCGCGCTGAACTCGCTGCTGGCCGAGGGCGGCGATCACGCGGCCGTGGCCGGAGGGCTCGGACGGCTGCGCGCCATGCTCGACGTGCTGGGCCTGGATCCGCTCTCGGCGCAGTGGGCGGGCGCCGCGGACACGGGCGGAGCCGACCACGCGGCGCTGGACGCGCTGATCCGCGCCCAGCTCAGCGCGCGGGCAGCAGCCCGCGCGGAGAAGGACTGGGGCCGGGCCGACGCCCTGCGCGATGCGCTGAGCGAGGCCGGGATCCGTATCGAGGACGGCCCGGACGGCGCCCGCTGGAGCCTCGAGCAGCCCGCACGATGA
- the rlmB gene encoding 23S rRNA (guanosine(2251)-2'-O)-methyltransferase RlmB translates to MAGNSSRRGAMRKGKKGASVGSGGVRRRALEGKGPTPRAEDRPAHKKYTGGSGAPARRGGSGGKGGRKSPGTDQVAGRNAVLEALREQVPATKLTVMVRLDADERVGEIMRLATAQNLAVAEASRTDLDRMTDHAVHQGVALTMPPYEYAEVDDLLKIAADAFEPPLLVALDGITDPRNLGAVLRSADAFGVHGVILPERRSVSMTASVWKVAAGAAGRVRVAQVTNLNRTLTSLKEKGVFVLGLDADGDVTTRGLDLGTQPTALVVGAEGKGLSRLAREISDQVVSVPMTGPAESLNASVAAAIALYEISGVRAEHGRA, encoded by the coding sequence ATGGCAGGCAACAGCTCGCGCCGCGGCGCGATGCGCAAGGGCAAGAAGGGGGCGTCCGTCGGATCCGGCGGAGTGCGCCGCCGCGCCCTCGAGGGCAAGGGGCCGACGCCCCGGGCCGAGGACCGCCCCGCGCACAAGAAGTACACCGGGGGCTCCGGCGCCCCCGCCCGTCGTGGCGGATCCGGCGGCAAGGGCGGCAGGAAGTCTCCCGGAACCGACCAGGTGGCCGGACGCAATGCGGTGCTGGAGGCGCTGCGCGAGCAGGTCCCGGCCACGAAGCTGACCGTCATGGTCCGCCTCGACGCCGATGAACGGGTGGGCGAGATCATGCGCCTGGCCACGGCTCAGAACCTGGCGGTCGCCGAGGCCTCCCGCACCGACCTGGACCGGATGACCGACCACGCCGTGCACCAGGGCGTGGCTCTGACCATGCCCCCGTACGAGTACGCGGAGGTCGACGACCTCCTGAAGATCGCCGCCGACGCCTTCGAGCCGCCGTTGCTGGTCGCCCTGGACGGCATCACCGATCCGCGCAACCTCGGCGCGGTCCTGCGCAGCGCCGATGCCTTCGGGGTGCACGGCGTGATCCTGCCCGAGCGGCGCAGCGTCTCGATGACCGCGAGCGTGTGGAAGGTCGCGGCCGGGGCCGCCGGCCGGGTCCGCGTCGCCCAGGTCACCAACCTCAATCGCACCCTGACCTCGCTCAAGGAGAAGGGCGTGTTCGTCCTCGGTCTGGATGCGGACGGCGACGTCACCACCCGCGGCCTCGACCTCGGCACGCAGCCGACCGCGCTCGTGGTGGGCGCGGAGGGCAAGGGGCTGTCCCGCCTGGCGCGCGAGATCAGCGACCAGGTGGTCTCGGTCCCGATGACCGGCCCCGCCGAGTCGCTGAACGCCTCGGTCGCGGCGGCCATCGCGCTGTACGAGATCTCGGGGGTCCGCGCCGAGCACGGTCGTGCCTGA
- a CDS encoding YczE/YyaS/YitT family protein translates to MAEPSSPLLANLSLRDQLRVDRLPLRLLQMMIGLTGFGLSLAMLLRSGLGGAPWDVLHAALAERAGLSVGTLSITVSFVVLLAWIPLREQPGIGTFANAIWVGLSIDLGMALLPPATGPLPAVVLMVAGVAVNGVSAAVYIGAQLGPGARDGLMTGLGRVLGRPVGPVRIALEVLVLAAGWALGGPMGVGTVLYALGLGPVIQLALPHVVLPVLTPAGGASAAELDETPPPDPA, encoded by the coding sequence ATGGCCGAGCCCTCCTCCCCGCTGCTGGCGAACCTCTCCCTCCGCGATCAGCTGCGCGTGGACCGACTGCCGCTGCGTCTGCTCCAGATGATGATCGGCCTGACCGGTTTCGGCCTGTCGCTGGCGATGCTGCTGCGCTCGGGCCTGGGCGGCGCACCCTGGGACGTGCTGCACGCGGCGCTGGCCGAGCGCGCGGGTCTGAGCGTGGGCACGCTCAGCATCACGGTGAGCTTCGTGGTGCTCCTGGCGTGGATCCCGCTGCGGGAGCAGCCGGGCATCGGCACCTTCGCCAACGCGATCTGGGTGGGACTGAGCATCGATCTCGGGATGGCCCTGCTGCCGCCGGCGACAGGTCCGCTGCCGGCCGTCGTGCTGATGGTCGCCGGGGTGGCCGTCAACGGCGTCAGCGCTGCGGTGTACATCGGGGCGCAGCTCGGTCCCGGGGCGCGCGACGGGCTGATGACCGGGCTGGGGCGCGTGCTGGGCCGACCCGTCGGACCGGTGCGGATCGCACTGGAGGTGCTGGTGCTGGCCGCCGGCTGGGCGCTCGGCGGTCCGATGGGCGTGGGGACGGTGCTGTATGCCCTCGGTCTGGGACCGGTGATCCAGCTGGCGCTGCCGCACGTGGTCCTGCCCGTCCTCACCCCGGCCGGCGGGGCGTCGGCAGCAGAGCTCGACGAGACCCCGCCACCCGATCCGGCCTGA